The following proteins are co-located in the Rhea pennata isolate bPtePen1 chromosome 2, bPtePen1.pri, whole genome shotgun sequence genome:
- the JMJD4 gene encoding 2-oxoglutarate and iron-dependent oxygenase JMJD4, which yields MDRATFACSTAFFRDYSSSSHTAFCLPTGHVDFIEKVESFTYSDFFRDYLIPNHPCIFSAKFTEGWGSRRNWVTWDGKPNFDYLLHKFGEAIVPVANCDVKEYNSNPKEQIPFKEYINYWKEYIKNDYHSSRGCLYLKDWHLSRAFPEQDVYTTPVYFTSDWLNEYWDAIGVDDYRFVYMGPKGSWTPFHADVFRSYSWSANICGRKKWLLYPPGQEEYLKDRYGSLPFDVTAPGLQDSSVYPRYTQSQPPVEILQEAGEIVFIPSGWHHQVYNLEDTISINHNWVNGCNVAIMWCFLQDELAAVQREINEWKDPMDDWHLQCQLIMKSCTGIDYKEFYNFLKVIAENRISVLENGLDDEALAKNTPKAAISTLGMLHAVFDLKRTVKVLTSLSANEDFKKLDLTSLSPPPEALLHHLKAAIDTALL from the exons ATGGACAGGGCAACATTTGCCTGTTCCACCGCCTTTTTTCGTGACTACAGCAGTTCGTCTCACACAGCATTCTGCCTCCCAACAGGACACGTGGACTTTATTGAAAAGGTAGAATCATTCACTTACTCAGACTTTTTCCGGGATTATTTGATTCCCAACCATCCCTGTATTTTCTCAGCTAAATTCACAGaaggctggggcagcaggagaaaTTGGGTTACTTGGGATGGGAAGCCTAACTTCGATTATCTGTTGCACAAATTTG GAGAGGCTATAGTACCTGTTGCCAACTGTGATGTCAAGGAGTATAATTCTAATCCAAAGGAGCAGATCCCTTTCAAGGAATACATAAATTACTGGAAAGAGTACATTAAAAATGACTATCATTCATCTCGAGGGTGCCTTTATCTGAAGGACTGGCACCTGAGCAG aGCTTTCCCAGAACAAGATGTTTACACAACCCCTGTGTATTTCACGTCTGACTGGCTGAATGAATACTGGGATGCTATAGGTGTGGATGATTACCGGTTTGTCTACATGGGACCTAAAGGTTCATG GACTCCATTCCATGCCGATGTCTTCCGTTCCTATAGCTGGTCAGCCAATATATGTGGGAGAAAGAAATGGTTGCTCTACCCCCCAGGACAGGAGGAATACCTAAAAGATCGCTATGGCAGCTTGCCCTTCGATGTGACTGCACCTGGTCTTCAGGACAGCAGTGTTTACCCTCGCTACACCCAAAGCCAACCCCCTGTTGAAATATTACAGGAAGCAGGGGAAATCGTCTTCATCCCCAGTGGATGGCATCATCAGGTTTACAATCTG GAGGATACCATTTCTATTAACCACAACTGGGTGAATGGCTGCAATGTGGCTATAATGTGGTGCTTCCTGCAGGATGAATTAGCAGCTGTCCAGCGGGAAATCAATGAATGGAAGGATCCTATGGATGACTGGCACCTACAATGCCAG tTGATCATGAAGTCTTGCACAGGTATAGACTATAAGGAATTCTACAACTTCCTCAAAGTTATTGCGGAGAACAGGATTTCTGTCTTGGAAAATGGCCTCGATGACGAAGCTTTAGCAAAGAACACTCCAAAAGCTGCCATTTCTACCCTGGGCATGCTCCATGCAGTGTTTGATTTAAAGAGGACTGTGAAGGTGCTAACATCATTGAGTGCTAATGAGGATTTCAAGAAACTCGACCTGACGTCACTTTCTCCACCTCCGGAGGCATTGCTCCACCACTTGAAAGCAGCAATAGATACAGCACTACTCTAA
- the SNAP47 gene encoding synaptosomal-associated protein 47 isoform X2 produces the protein MNEEIRIHSWPCSYYLDTSKQWLSGRLSLTPVAIKFTADKTGELLVSFHLSSISEIKKESSNLIFSSLTILEKNTKHWFSSLQPNRNVVFNILEHFWRERLLSNQVAGAEAGALQSTKGKELTGLLAGSQKRLEDTAKVLHYQGEQFDNIMRGLNKIEGDMDVADRLLTELESPSWWPFSSKLWKAPLEAKPKETATVSDSKNQEGIIIRIPVIITHRTDSNVKPGKLTLLASGLEISDCNSQVIHRFESKDVDDIRVHTPYEISVRQRFIGKPDTSYRLLSAKMPEAIPVLEMQFSKKIQFLEDALGFVGARKSPQVDLGTSIWRAATGLLGGVVQPGSPVGSEEGMDNEQVQLQRQENISESETKELKQSWKH, from the exons ATGAACGAAGAGATACGTATCCATAGCTGGCCCTGTTCTTACTACTTGGACACCAGCAAGCAATGGCTCTCCGGCAGACTCTCACTGACTCCTGTTGCTATCAAATTTACAGCTGACAAAACTGGTGAACTTTTGGTCAGCTTCCACCTTTCTAGTATCAGTGAGATCAAGAAAGAATCTTCAAATTTAATCTTTAGTTCCCTCACCATTTTAGAGAAGAATACCAAGCACTGGTTCAGTTCTCTCCAACCGAACAGAAATGTGGTGTTCAACATCCTTGAGCATTTCTGGAGGGAGCGGTTACTGTCAAACCAAGTGGCAGGAGCAGAAGCTGGGGCTCTGCAGtcaacaaaaggaaaggaactgaCTGGCTTATTGGCAGGTTCGCAGAAACGGTTGGAGGACACGGCAAAAGTGCTGCATTATCAGGGCGAGCAGTTTGATAACATCATGAGAGGACTCAACAAAATCGAAGGTGATATGGATGTAGCAGACAG gtTGTTGACTGAACTTGAATCTCCTTCTTGGTGGCCGTTTAGCAGCAAGCTCTGGAAAGCGCCATTGGAAGCCAAGCCAAAGGAAACTGCCACAGTTTCCGATTCAAAGAACCAGGAAGGAATCATAATTAGAATTCCAGTTATTATCACCCACAGAACAGACTCAAATGTCAAGCCAGGAAAACTCACGCTCCTCGCTTCTGGCCTGGAAATCAGTGACTGCAATTCTCAGGTCATTCACCGCTTTGAATCAAAAGATGTCGATGATATCAGAGTTCATACGCCATATGAAATCAGTGTTCGACAGAGATTTATTGGTAAGCCTGACACATCTTACCGGCTGCTGTCAGCAAAGATGCCAGAAGCAATTCCGGTCTTGGAGATGCAGTTTAGCAAGAAGATACAGTTTTTAGAAGATGCCCTGGGATTTGTTGGTGCGAGGAAGTCTCCACAGGTAGATTTGGGCACCTCTATTTGGCGAGCAG CCACAGGACTCCTGGGAGGCGTGGTGCAGCCCGGCTCTCCAGTGGGAAGCGAAGAAGGGATGGACAACGAGCAagttcagctgcagagacaagAAAATATCTCCGAGTCAGAAACAAAAGAGCTGAAGCAG